A region of Microbacterium suwonense DNA encodes the following proteins:
- a CDS encoding CaiB/BaiF CoA transferase family protein, whose product MNITDKGKDNATLSGLKVVEFAHVIAGPLAGTLLADLGADVVHVEDPAHGDPQRKAGPTKNGIHLWWKVSARNKRSVTLDLRNEEGRELARDLVRWADVVIVNFRAATLERWQLDFTSLQRINPRLIMLQVTGFGLVSSKRNSPGFGKVGEAMSGVVNITGFPDGPPVHTGFSHGDSVTGLMGAYAIMAALYRRDHDPDFQGEWIDLSLFESLYRLIEWQVIFHDQLGRSPERVGNSLQAAPAAVINTFRTGDGEWMTVTSGTPRSVRNVAELLGQHVEDYATSAMQAERREHLDALLAEWISAHTLAECLDEMERLEVVASAIFSVEDILKDPTYRELDAVVTVDDPDLGEVRMQNVVPRMVNHPGAVRHSAPALGEHNQQVYGEMLARSAEELDRLRTAGVI is encoded by the coding sequence ATGAATATCACTGACAAGGGAAAAGACAACGCCACGCTGAGCGGGTTGAAGGTCGTCGAGTTCGCCCATGTGATCGCCGGCCCGCTGGCGGGCACGCTGCTGGCGGACCTCGGCGCGGACGTCGTGCACGTGGAGGACCCCGCGCACGGCGACCCGCAGCGCAAAGCGGGCCCGACGAAGAACGGCATTCATCTCTGGTGGAAGGTGTCAGCGCGGAACAAGCGTTCGGTGACTCTGGATCTCCGCAACGAGGAGGGGCGTGAGCTCGCACGGGATCTGGTGCGCTGGGCCGACGTCGTCATCGTGAACTTCCGCGCGGCGACACTCGAGCGCTGGCAACTCGATTTCACCAGCCTGCAGCGCATCAACCCTCGGTTGATCATGCTGCAGGTCACCGGATTCGGATTGGTGTCGAGCAAGCGCAACAGCCCCGGATTCGGCAAGGTCGGCGAGGCGATGAGCGGCGTCGTGAACATCACCGGATTCCCGGACGGCCCGCCGGTGCACACCGGCTTCTCCCATGGCGACTCAGTCACGGGTCTCATGGGCGCCTACGCGATCATGGCAGCGCTGTACCGACGGGACCACGATCCCGATTTCCAGGGCGAGTGGATCGACCTGTCGCTGTTCGAGTCGCTCTACAGGCTCATCGAATGGCAGGTCATCTTCCACGACCAGCTCGGGCGGAGCCCGGAACGCGTGGGCAACAGCCTTCAGGCCGCGCCCGCCGCGGTGATCAACACGTTCCGGACGGGTGACGGCGAGTGGATGACCGTGACATCCGGGACCCCGCGGTCCGTCCGCAACGTCGCCGAGCTGCTCGGGCAGCATGTGGAGGACTACGCGACCTCAGCCATGCAGGCCGAGCGGCGAGAGCACCTGGATGCACTGCTCGCGGAGTGGATCTCCGCGCACACGCTCGCAGAGTGCCTGGATGAGATGGAGCGCCTCGAAGTAGTGGCATCCGCCATTTTTTCCGTCGAGGACATCCTCAAGGATCCGACTTACCGCGAGCTCGATGCTGTCGTCACCGTGGATGACCCCGATCTGGGTGAGGTGCGCATGCAGAACGTCGTGCCGCGCATGGTCAATCACCCGGGCGCTGTGCGGCATTCCGCACCTGCGCTGGGTGAGCACAATCAGCAGGTCTACGGAGAGATGCTGGCGCGAAGCGCGGAAGAACTCGATCGGCTGCGCACAGCCGGTGTGATCTGA
- a CDS encoding MaoC family dehydratase produces the protein MDEMEPMAPKEWRGRYFEDMEVGDVYRSRLGRTIDQVDNTWFTLLTGNTNQVHFNAEFAAKTEFKEPLVNSCLTLSIVVGLSVADTSENAMANLAWDSISMPTPVFAGDTLWSESEVIGKRESQSRPHQGIVSIRTRGINQRGETVVQYLRTFMMYRRTAPQAASVFPDPVSDWAV, from the coding sequence ATGGATGAGATGGAGCCGATGGCGCCCAAGGAATGGCGCGGGCGGTACTTCGAAGACATGGAAGTGGGCGACGTCTACCGGAGCCGGCTCGGACGCACGATCGATCAGGTCGACAACACCTGGTTCACCCTGTTGACCGGAAACACGAACCAGGTGCACTTCAACGCGGAGTTCGCGGCGAAGACCGAGTTCAAGGAGCCGCTGGTCAATTCGTGCCTGACTCTGTCGATCGTGGTCGGTCTCTCCGTCGCGGATACGAGTGAGAACGCCATGGCCAACCTCGCATGGGACTCGATCTCGATGCCTACGCCGGTGTTCGCCGGCGACACCCTCTGGTCTGAGAGCGAGGTCATAGGCAAACGCGAATCGCAGTCGCGGCCGCACCAGGGGATCGTCTCGATCCGCACGCGAGGGATCAACCAGCGCGGCGAGACCGTCGTGCAGTACCTGCGGACATTCATGATGTACCGGCGCACCGCACCTCAGGCGGCGAGTGTCTTCCCTGATCCGGTGTCGGACTGGGCGGTGTGA